The nucleotide sequence CGAAGTAGTGGTCCTCCAACTCCTGTCCCTTGGGTGGACGAGCCCCTACAAGGGTACGTCCGGTGTGAATCAAGTCCTTACGCTGTAAGTAAAGATCCTTATCCACCAAGAAGTACTCCTGCTCTGGTCCTACAGTGGTCACAACGCGCTTCACATCACTCCGTCCAAAAAGCTTCAGAATTCTGATTGCCTCTCGGCTAATGACTTCCATGGAACGAAGCAAGGGAGTCTTCTTATCCAACACTTCACCACTATAGGAACAAAATGCTGTAGGGATACAGAGCGTATTTTCCTTGATGAAGGCATAGCTGGAAGGGTCCCAGGCAGTATACCCACGGGCTTCAAAGGTTGCCCTAAGGCCACCGGAAGGAAATGAGGATGCATCAGGCTCTCCCTTGATCAACTCCTTTCCACTGAACTCCATGAGAGCAGTGCCTTCAGAGGAAGGGACCAAAAAACTTTCATGCTTCTCTGCGGTGATGCTGGTCATGGGCTGGAACCAGTGACAGTAATGGGTGGCCCCTTCAGCCATAGCCCACTCCTTCATGGCATGGGCAACCTGGTTGGCAATCTCCAGATTCAGTTCCTTTCCAACCCTGATGGTCTCTTTCAGCTGGCGATAGGTGTCCTTAGACAGATACTCCCTCATCTTCTCGTCCCCAAACACCATACTCCCAAAATACTGATCTGCTCGCTCTTTCATACGGTTCCTCCAACTCTGAAATTCACAAACGGGGTCTTCGGCGGCCAGGGCGCTTTGCCTGAGACATCGCCCCGACTGCCCACTTGCCCCAATCCGACAAGAATCCTTCTGCCGGAAACGCAAAAAAAGGCGCTGTAGCCCAAACTGGACCACAGCGCCTTTGCTGATGTTACCTTTTACACCAGAGTCACCACTTCTGTCAATCAGTGCATCTTGGTTTCCCTCATTTTCACAAAACCCCATCGTATACCGTATCATGGTATGGTGAGATCAATAGTACGTATCAAGTATATAAAAAGGTCTGCATCCCCATGGATTTCGCAGTCCTTATATTGCTTTCTGAATCATCGATGAACAGAATGTGTCGGGGGTCAATCTGCAAGAGATGTATGGCGTGTTGAAAAATTTGCCTCTCTGGCTTATTAATCCCCAGGATTCCAGAAATGACAAACCAGTCAAAGCACAATTCTGCCCAGTAATTACAGTGCACCAGTCGCTCATAGGTCTCCGTGGCCATATTTGATACCAGTACTGTCTTGATCCCCCTTCTACGCATTTCATATACCCACCTCACCATCCTAGGCCGTACATGTGAAAAACCCAGTATGTCTATGGTAAAGAGCAATTCCAAGGTCTCTTCATCATTCTCCAAGGGACTGTGAGAATCTACCAACACCTTATGGAAGTAGGAATATGCATCATATTCACCTGAATCGAGCTTATCACGCTTTTCCCAGTAAGGAATTTCAAATACTGCAAGTGGTACCTGAGCAATATCTGATAGAAGACCAAGGGTTTCCCTATCAATGAAGTCACTCATGACTCCTCCAAAATCGACAGCAAGCGCTTTCACCTGCATTGCAGGCAAATCCAATTGGACTAACTCCTCTATGGTTCCCATCGTTATCCCCTTCTTCTAACGATTCTAATCGAGTTTCACGATATTGTTGAGTCATACATACCTACTCACCGTATATGCTGCATGCAGTAGATGCTCAAATTGTACCCTTTGCGTTCTTGCTATATTATCTAACATTAAGCACTTATTTACAAAAATACCTGACAATCCCCTCCCCTCGTGACAAACAAATGCATTTTCGCTATGATAAGGCATATTCAATTGGACAAAGGCGTCCATCAGAGGTACCTCGCATGCGTGAGGTGTCTGTGATGGGCGCCTTTTTTCGTATCCAAGGAGACGCCCTATGAACGGCTACCATCACACAACACCTTTGGAAGGAGAAGTCCGCATTCCCAGTGGTTGTGCCATCAGTGGCATCATATCACGGAGTGGAAAACGATTTTCCGGACGAGAAGCCATCTCCTCCATCGCTGTCATGCACGACCGCTCGAACGGACTGGGAGGGGGGTTTGCCGGTTATGGCATCTACCCTGAATATGCTGACTTCTATGCGCTGCATGTCTTCTACTACTCAAGTGAGGCAAAACGAAGCTGTGAGGATTTCCTTGAAGAACACTTCGATTTGATCAACCTCTCCAAGATTCCTACCACCAAACAGCACGCAATCACTGACGAGCCGCTTATCTGGCGCTACTTCGTCACTCCTCTCCCTACCAAACTTGCCTCCAGTCAGCTCGATGAGAGCGAGTACACCGCTCGGTGCGTGATCAAGGTGAACAAGGAGATTGACGGAGCCTATGTCTTTTCATCAGGAAAGAACATGGGTGTCTTCAAGGCAGTGGGCTACCCTGAAGATGTTGGGGAGTTTTATCGCCTCGATGACTACGAAGGATACAGTTGGACCGTTCACGGTCGTTACCCAACCAATACCCCCGGATGGTGGGGAGGAGCACACCCATTCAGCCTGCTCGACTACAGCGTAGTACACAATGGGGAAATATCGAGCTATGACGCAAATAGGCGTTTCATTGAGATGTTCGGCTACGCCTGTACCCTCATGACCGACACCGAGGTCATCACGTATATGATCGACTACCTCCACAGAAAACAAGGCTTGAGTTTTGCAGAGGTAGCCAATGTCATTGCAGCTCCCTTCTGGTCGACCATTGAAGGAAAATCCCAGGAAGAGAGAGAGGTATTCACCTATTTAAGAAACACCTTTGCAAGCATGCTGATCACCGGTCCCTTCTCCATCATCCTTGGCTTCAGCGGAGGGTTGATGGCACTCAACGACCGACTCAAACTCAGGAGCCTTGTGGCTGCAGAGAAAGACGACCGTGTCTACCTGGCAAGTGAGGAAGCAGCCATCAGGGTCATCTGCCCTGAACCCGACCGGCTTTGGTACCCAAGCGGAGGAAAGCCGGTCATCGTCACCCTGGATAGCCAGCAAGGAGGGCAAGATGGGCATCAACTACCTGTATCCGGACTTTGAAGTAGTAAGAAACCAAGATAGATGTATCACCTGTAGGGTATGTGAGCGACAATGCGCGAATGAGGTCCACTCATTTGATGAAGCAACTGGCCGCATGAGAGCAGATGAGAGCAAGTGCGTCAACTGTCATCGCTGTGTATCCCTCTGCCCTACCCATGCACTGAAAATTGTTAAGACTGACCACATCTTCAAGGAGAATGCAAACTGGAAGGGAGAGGTTATCCAGGATATCTATCGGCAGGCAGAGAGTGGAGGAGTCCTGCTGGCGTCCATGGGCACTCCCAAGGATTATCCCGTTTACTGGGACAAGATACTGGTCAACGCAAGCCAGGTAACCAACCCCTCCATTGATCCATTGAGAGAGCCAATGGAGACCAGGACCTATCTAGGACAGAAAGCATCAGCTGTAGCCAGGGATGGGAAGGGAAGGATTATCACCAAGACCGCACCTCAGTTGAAACTGGAAATCCCGGTCATGTTTAGTGCAATGTCCTATGGTTCCATCTCCTATAATGCCCATAAGTCCCTTGCACTTGCTGCACAAGCACTTGGAATCTACTACAACACCGGGGAAGGGGGACTCCATGAGGACTTCTACCAGCATGGGAAGAACACCATCGTCCAGGTAGCAAGTGGAAGGTTTGGGGTACATCCCGGCTACTTGAATGCAGGTGCTGCCATTGAGATCAAGATGGGTCAGGGGGCAAAACCCGGTATCGGGGGACACTTGCCCGGCTCTAAGATTGGGGAGGATATCTCCAAGACCCGCATGATCCCGCTCCACAGTGATGCAATCAGCCCGGCACCCCACCATGACATCTACTCCATCGAAGACCTCCGCCAGTTGGTCTTTGCACTCAAGGAAGCGACTGCCTATACCAAACCGGTTATCGTAAAAGTGGCAGCCGTTCACAACATCAGTGCAATCGCCAGCGGGATTGCACGTAGTGGAGCAGACATCATCGCAATCGATGGGTTCAGAGGAGGAACGGGAGCAGCTCCTGCGAGAACCAGGGACAATGTAGGGATTCCCATCGAACTGGCCTTGGCCAGTGTTGATGAGCGACTTCGCCAAGAAGGAATACGCGGCAATGTCAGTCTTGTGGTAGGCGGGTCGATCCGCAGCAGCAGTGATGTCCTGAAGGCCATTGCCTTGGGTGCTGATGCAGTCTATGTAGCCACCAGTGCACTGATAGCCCTTGGTTGCCACCTCTGCCGGACCTGTCATAGCGGGAAATGCAACTGGGGAATTGCCACCCAGAACCCTGAGTTGGTCAAACGACTCAATCCAGAGATTGGGAGTGAACGATTGGTAAATCTTATCACAGCCTGGAACCACGAACTCAAGGAGATGATGGGAGGGATGGGGATCAACTCCATCGAGGCACTCAGAGGAAACCGGTTGATGCTTAGAGGCATTGGATTGAATGAAACTGAACTACAAATCCTCGGCATTAGACACGCCGGCGCATAGGAGGGACCGATGAAGAGAATCTACGTCAATGAACAGTGGTGTCTAGCCTGCCATCTCTGTGAGTACTACTGTGCGTACGCCAACAGTGGGCTCCTTGATATGGTCCAGGCATTGAAGGACAAACCTTTGCATCCAAGGATACAGGTTGAACAAAAAGGAACTGTCAGCTTTGCTGTAAACTGCCGTCACTGCAGTGAACCACTCTGCCTGAAGAGTTGCATTGCTGGAGCCATCAGGGAAAAGGATGGCCTGATCGTCATCGACCAAGACAAATGTGTAGGGTGCTACAGCTGTATCATGGCATGCCCCTATGGGGCTTTGATGCCAAGTGAAAGTGGAGTCATGCAAAAGTGTGAACTCTGTGCCACAAACAGCCATGGTCTCCCTGTTTGTGTACAAGGATGCCCAAACCAGGCCATCGTTTACGAGGAGCGGTAGTATGCAGTATGTCATTATTGGAAACTCCATTACCAGCATTGGTTGCATTGAGTCCATCAGAAAACTTGACTCACAAGGGTCCATCACTGTCATCGGGGAAGAGAACCATCCCATCTATGCCAGGCCACTCATCTCCTACCTGCTCCAAGGAAAGACTGATGAAGAGAAGATGACCTATCGCGATGACGCGTTCTATGAAAAACATGATGTACGTCTCCTTATTGGAAAAAAAGTAGAGAAGATTGAAGCAGAGTCTCAACTACTCACTTTGGATGACGGGGTGGTCATGCAGTATGACAAACTGCTGATTGCAACGGGATCGGTCCCCTTTATTCCTCCGATGAAAAATCTTGAAGAGGTAGATAAGAAACACACCTTTCTCTCCTTATCTGATGCAAAGGAGCTTGAAGCAGAACTGCATCCCACAAGCCGGGTGCTCATCATCGGAGCCGGCTTGATCGGGCTGAAGTGTGCAGAGGGGATACTGAAGCGAGTACAATCAGTAACGGTTGTCGATTTGGCAGGACGAATACTCTCCAGTATACTTGACGAGGCAGGATCGCTTCGGGTACAAGCACATCTGGAACAAGCAGGAATTCGTTTCCATCTTGAAGACAGCGTACGAGAATTTTGCGGCCAGGAAGCACTCCTGAGCAGTGGAAAGGTTGTAGGATTCGATATTCTGGTCATGGCAGTTGGAGTCAAGCCAAACATACAGTTGGCAAAAGAGGCAGGGCTTACGGTAAACAAGGGAATTCTCATTGATCAAGCATGCCGAACCAGTGATACACATATTTGGGCCGGAGGAGACTGCAGTGAAGGATGGGAGCTCCTCAGCGGACAGAGACGGAATCTTGCCCTATTGCCGAATGCATACATGCAGGGCGAGAGTGCTGGATATTCCATGGCCGGAAGCGAGCAACGCTTTGAAAAAGCCATCGCCATGAATGCGATTGGGTTCTTCGGCTTGCACATCATCACAGCTGGGGTGTATGAGGGTGAGGATCTCCTCTTTACCACAGAGAGTGGGTACAAGCGACTCTTCATCAAGGACTATCACCTGGTTGGATGTATCCTGATTGGGGACCAGGTTTCACGCGGAGGCATCTACACTGACCTGATCAGAAACAGAACAGATCTCAGGAATATAGACTTTGCCATGATCAGCGAGCAACCAGCCTTGATGGCCTTCGCTCAAAAAGTGCGAAGCGAACAGCTTGGGAGGGCACAATGAAGCAGATAGACGTAGGAATGATGGAGTACCGTAGGCTCAATGAACAAATAAGAGAGAGCAAGGCCAAGCAATTCACGCTTTCATCTGTTACCGGTCAACGCTACATTGGCTGTGCCCAGAAGGATAAGACCATCATTATCAACGGTACTGCAGGAAATGGTCTTGGTTCCTATCTCGATGGTGCGACCCTTATTGTGAATGGAAATGCACAGGATGCAACCGGGGACACCATGAATGAGGGGGCCATCATTGTGCATGGTTCATCAGGTGATGGGACAGGGTACGCAATGCGTGGGGGAAAACTCTATATCCGCGACAGTGCAGGATACCGCTGTGGCATCCACATGAAAGCATTTGAGGAGAAGCAACCACTGTTGATCATCGGAGAGCGGGCAGGCAGCTTTCTTGGTGAGTATCAGGCAGGGGGAACCATCATTGTTCTGGGAAGAAACCAAGAGGGAAAGGCTCCGGTTGGTTATTTCTGTGGGACGGGGATGCATGGTGGCACAATCTATTTGCGCTGTGATACACTTCCTCAGGGACTGCCACCACAGGTTGCAGTACGCGATGCCGATGAAGATGATAAAGCACTTCTTTCCGATTTACTGGATGAGTACTGTACCCTCTTCGAGTTTGACAGAGAACAGTTACTTGCATCCCATTTTTTTGTACTGAGTGCAAACAGCACCACGCCTTATCGGATGATGTATACCCATGTATGACAGAGGGAGGAGAAGGATGATGACCAATACCCAGCAAGAGGTGATGCAGTTCATCAAGGAACAGGATGTTCGGTTCGCCCGACTGGTATTCTGCGATATTTTCGGACAAATCAAGAATATTTCCATCTCGGCAAGTGAGCTGGAGCGGGCTTTTTCCAGTGGCATCAGTTTTGACGCCTCTTCGGTGAAAGGATTCCTTGAAGTTGAAGAGAGCGACCTGTTGCTCTTCCCCGATCCTGCCACCCTCTCCATCCTCCCATGGCGTCCAGCCCAAGGCCGCGTGGTGCGGTTCTTCTGCTCGATCAAGAAACCCGATGGCACCCTTTTTGAGGGAGATACACGCTCTCTCTTGCAAGAGACAGTGAGAAAGGCTGCATTGCAGGGATACACCTTCGGAGTGGGACCTGAGTGTGAGTTCTATCTCTTCAAGACCGATGAGAACGGCAGGCCGACCTACCAACCCTTGGATGAAGGTTCCTACCTTGATGTTGCACCCTTGGACAAGGGGGAGAATGTACGAAGGGAGATCTGCTTGACCCTTGAGCAGATGGGCTTCTACACCGAACGCAGTCATCATGAGTCAGGTCCCGGGCAGAACGAGATCGACTTCAAGTACGGAACTCCTGTTGAAGCAGCAGACGACTTCATCACGTTCAAATCAGTCGTAAAGACCATCTCAGACCGCAGTGGCTTGTTCGCTTCATTCCTCCCCAAACCATTGCAGGGAGAGAGTGGAAGTGGACTACATTTCAACCTGTCCATCAAGGCGGAGGGAGAGCAGTACAGCAAGCTTGAGTCGGCGATGAGCGCTGGGATACTGAAAAGGATCCAGGAGATATCTCTCTTTCTCAATCCTCTTGCAAACTCCTTTGAGCGCCTCGGTTCTTTCGAGGCTCCCAAATATGTGGGATGGGGCCGGGCAAACCGCTCACTGCTTATCCGTATTCCTTACACCAGTGGGGAGTACCGCCGGATAGAAGTACGTTCAGCCGACCCAGCTTGCAACCCATACCTTGCCATCACCTTATTGCTCAGTGCTGCCTTGGAAGGAATCCGAGGCAATCTACCACTTGAGGAAGAATACCAAGGATCAGCATACCAGAAACAGACAGGTCGCCTGCTCCCCTCCTCCTTGGCCGAAGCCATGGAACTGGCAAAGAACAGCGATTTTGTGCGATCCAACATTCCTGACCGTCTACTCACCTGTTTCCTTGATGCAAAGGGAGCGGAGTGGAGGTCCTATGAGACAGCTGTAGACCCGTTTGAGGCGAGTCGAAAAGCTTATTTCTTGACGACGTAAGAGGAGGGTCCATGCTTCGAGCGCTGGTTGTATCATCAACACAGAAAGGATGTGACTCATTGTGTTCGCTTATGCGAGAGCATGACCGATCCATTGAGCTCCTTCACTGTCTGAGCGCAGGAGAGGCCCGGCGGCTGGTACTTGACCAGGAACTCGACTTGGTGGTCATCAATGCTCCTCTGTTGGATGAATCAGGGGAGGAGCTTGCCGTAATGGTGGTACAACAGAGCCTGGCAGGATCCATCCTTGTAGTACGAAACCAGTACTTTGAACAGTGTGAGGCACTGTTCTCTGAGCAAGGGGTGCTTGTGGTCAGCAAACCGGTAATTCGCCAGATGTTCTTCCAAGCGCTCAGCTTGGCACGCTCTATGCGTCGCCGGTTGACAGCAATGCATACGGAGAATGAGAAACTCCACAAGAAAATTGAAGAGATCAAGATCATCGACAAGGCAAAATGGGTCTTGATCGAAAACCTTGGTATGGATGAGCAACAGGCACACCGTTACATGGAGAAGCAGGCAATGGATCTGCGCAAAAGTCGATATGCCGTTGCTCTTTCCCTACTGAAGACCTACCAGATGTGAAACAAGAGACAAGGAGAATGATATATATGGCCAAACACATTTTTGTGACGGGCGGGGTCGTTTCGGGCCTCGGAAAAGGCATTACCGCAGCATCACTGGGTAGACTTTTAAAAGCAAGAGGACTGAAGATTGCAGCTCAGAAGCTCGACCCCTACATGAACGTGGACCCTGGAACAATGAGTCCCTACCAGCATGGGGAGGTTTTCGTGACCGAGGATGGTTCAGAGACCGACCTCGACCTTGGACACTACGAGAGATTCATTGACGAGGATCTGAACAAGTACAGCAACCTCACCAGCGGAAGGGTGTACTGGAACGTACTGAGCAAGGAACGTAGTGGAGCCTACTTGGGATCCACCGTCCAGATCATTCCCCATGTAACCACGGAGATCAAAGAGGCAATCTACGCACTGGACAGGAAGACCGAAGCCGAGGTAATCATTACCGAAATCGGGGGAACCACTGGTGATATCGAGAGCCAACCCTTTTTAGAGGCCATCAGACAGATAGGGCACGAGGTGGGACAAGACAACTGTATCTTCATCCACGTAACCCTGGTTCCCTACCTGAAAAGCAGCGCAGAACACAAGAGCAAACCAACCCAGCACTCAGTGAAGGAGTTGATGGCAAGCGGTATCTTTCCCGATATCATTGTGACCCGCAGTGATGAACCACTGGAGGAGAGCATCAAGGACAAGATAGCCCTGTTCTGCAATGTGAAGCGTGACTGTGTCATCGAGAACAAGACGGTACCGGTACTCTATGAGGCTCCGATGATGCTGAGAGCCGAAAACCTCGATGAGATCGTCTGCAGGGAGCTGAAGCTGAAAACCAGAGAGCCTGACCTCTCTGAGTGGAAGACAATGCTGAAGCGCATTGAAGATGCAAAAAAACAGGTCCGCATCGCCTTGGTTGGAAAATATATCCAGCTGCATGACGCCTATCTCAGTGTGATGGAAGCACTCAAGCATGGTGGATGGGAACATGGAGCTGAAGTCCAGATCGACTGGGTGGACAGTGAAGAGGTGACCAGGGATACGGTAGAAGAGCTCCTGTGCAAAGCAGATGGCATCCTCGTTCCTGGAGGCTTCGGAGACCGAGGCATTGAAGGGAAAATACTTGCAGCCCGGTATGCCAGGGAACAAAGAATTCCCTACCTTGGAATCTGTCTCGGGATGCAAATCGCCGTCATAGAATTTGCTCGTCACGTTGTAGGATTTACCGATGCACATTCCTCTGAATTTGCTCCCGATTCCAAGCATCCGGTTATCGCCCTGATGCCAGACCAGCGGGGAAACATCCCCAAGGGAGGGACCATGCGCCTCGGTACCTACCCCTGCATAGTGAGACCGGGTACACTTATGAGCAAGGTATACACGCAAGCAAAGAGTACCAGAGAGCGTCACAGGCACCGCTATGAGTTCAACAATGAGTTCAGGGATATCCTTCAGGAAAAAGGCTTGGTCATCAGTGGCACCAGTCCTGACGAAACCTTGGTGGAAGCTGTGGAGATTGCATCTCATCCCTTCTTCATCGGAGTGCAATACCACCCCGAGTTCAAGAGTAGACCAAACCGTCCACACCCGCTTTTCAGTGGCTTCATAGCTGCATCCCTCGGACAGCAGAGTTGACAGTTTGCCTTCTCTGCGATAATTTTGGATATGCGTTCAGCGGGGCCATAGCTCATCTGGTAGAGCGACTGGTTCGCAATCAGTAGGTAGAGGGTTCGAGTCCCTTTGGCTCCAGCATACAGACCCGTCTCGAAAGAGGCGGGTTTGTTGTATTTTTCCGGCGCAAAAACCTTTTCAGTCTCACTGCTTCACGATTGCATTTTTGAATACACAATGGTAAAATGCAACTACTTGCAACAATGGAGAAAACGAGCTGGAACAGATCCCAACCCATCTGTCATCGTTTGCAAGGCACACACCTATCACCTGAAAGGAGAGAAAACGATGAAAAAACTAGTGATGGTTTTGTTAGTACTTCTTACATTAGGACTCCTGTTCTCAGCAGGCAAGACAGAATCCAAGACTGGGACAGAAGAAATCACCTTGGAGTGGTGGACCTGGGATCCTGAGCTACTTGAACAGAATGAGCAGATCATCAGTGCCTTCGAGGCGGCCAACCCTGGGGTTACCATCAATAACACCATTGTAGGCACCAAGGAGTATTGGACCAAGATCCGCATCCAGGCCAATCAGAACAAGCTTCCTGATGTCTTCACGATGAGCTCTGGGTACATTGAGGAGTGGGCGAAGGCCGGTCTTTTATACAATCTTGATTCCTTCATCAAGAATGACGACACCTTTACAAACTTCTATCAGTCCATTTTTGATACCAGCCGGGAAATCAGCAACACAGACAGTTATTATTCAATTCCCTTTGCATTGGTCACTACGGTACTCTATTACAACAAGGATGCCTTTGACGCAGCCGGAGTTGCCTACCCGAGTGATGGCTGGACCTGGGATGACTTCAAGAAAGCAGCCAAGCAGCTCACCATCGACAAGAACGGAGACGGAAAAACCGACCAGTGGGGACACTGGTTCTATGGCCGCTACGCGCATATAGAGCCTTGGGTTTATGCGAATAATGGAAAACTCATTGATAAGAACACCATGCAGTTCAATCCTGACAAGAATGCTATGGATGCCATCAAGATGCTGACTGACCTTGTTCTCGTTGACAAGGTTGCCCCTCCCCAGAAGGACATGACCAGCTTCCAGCAGCAGGATGTCTTCTCCCAGGAAGTGGCGGCAATGTGGGTCGATGGATCCTGGTTCGTCGATACACTCCGAAAGAATGTAGGCAATGACATGCGATGGGGCATTGCACGGGTTCCCAGTGGACCTGATGGGCCGAGCAATCTCACCTATGGATGGCCAGACAGCTATGCCCTCGCGCCTAACACCAAGCATCCTGAAATGGCATGGAAGTTTGCCAAGTACGTTGCCGGAGAGGGAATCAACCTGGATGTCTACATGGCAGGAAAAATTCCCTCTGCCAAGAGACTTGCAGAAGATCCCCTGTTTGCCGATCCAAGCAAACAGCCAGGCGAGGAGATGAACCTACTGATCGAGCAGGCGAGCGGACCCATGACCACCAGCTACACCATGGGATGGAGTGAATGGAGA is from uncultured Sphaerochaeta sp. and encodes:
- a CDS encoding glutamine synthetase family protein; protein product: MTNTQQEVMQFIKEQDVRFARLVFCDIFGQIKNISISASELERAFSSGISFDASSVKGFLEVEESDLLLFPDPATLSILPWRPAQGRVVRFFCSIKKPDGTLFEGDTRSLLQETVRKAALQGYTFGVGPECEFYLFKTDENGRPTYQPLDEGSYLDVAPLDKGENVRREICLTLEQMGFYTERSHHESGPGQNEIDFKYGTPVEAADDFITFKSVVKTISDRSGLFASFLPKPLQGESGSGLHFNLSIKAEGEQYSKLESAMSAGILKRIQEISLFLNPLANSFERLGSFEAPKYVGWGRANRSLLIRIPYTSGEYRRIEVRSADPACNPYLAITLLLSAALEGIRGNLPLEEEYQGSAYQKQTGRLLPSSLAEAMELAKNSDFVRSNIPDRLLTCFLDAKGAEWRSYETAVDPFEASRKAYFLTT
- a CDS encoding glutamate synthase-related protein, with amino-acid sequence MGINYLYPDFEVVRNQDRCITCRVCERQCANEVHSFDEATGRMRADESKCVNCHRCVSLCPTHALKIVKTDHIFKENANWKGEVIQDIYRQAESGGVLLASMGTPKDYPVYWDKILVNASQVTNPSIDPLREPMETRTYLGQKASAVARDGKGRIITKTAPQLKLEIPVMFSAMSYGSISYNAHKSLALAAQALGIYYNTGEGGLHEDFYQHGKNTIVQVASGRFGVHPGYLNAGAAIEIKMGQGAKPGIGGHLPGSKIGEDISKTRMIPLHSDAISPAPHHDIYSIEDLRQLVFALKEATAYTKPVIVKVAAVHNISAIASGIARSGADIIAIDGFRGGTGAAPARTRDNVGIPIELALASVDERLRQEGIRGNVSLVVGGSIRSSSDVLKAIALGADAVYVATSALIALGCHLCRTCHSGKCNWGIATQNPELVKRLNPEIGSERLVNLITAWNHELKEMMGGMGINSIEALRGNRLMLRGIGLNETELQILGIRHAGA
- a CDS encoding glutamine amidotransferase family protein; this encodes MNGYHHTTPLEGEVRIPSGCAISGIISRSGKRFSGREAISSIAVMHDRSNGLGGGFAGYGIYPEYADFYALHVFYYSSEAKRSCEDFLEEHFDLINLSKIPTTKQHAITDEPLIWRYFVTPLPTKLASSQLDESEYTARCVIKVNKEIDGAYVFSSGKNMGVFKAVGYPEDVGEFYRLDDYEGYSWTVHGRYPTNTPGWWGGAHPFSLLDYSVVHNGEISSYDANRRFIEMFGYACTLMTDTEVITYMIDYLHRKQGLSFAEVANVIAAPFWSTIEGKSQEEREVFTYLRNTFASMLITGPFSIILGFSGGLMALNDRLKLRSLVAAEKDDRVYLASEEAAIRVICPEPDRLWYPSGGKPVIVTLDSQQGGQDGHQLPVSGL
- a CDS encoding sugar ABC transporter substrate-binding protein, whose product is MKKLVMVLLVLLTLGLLFSAGKTESKTGTEEITLEWWTWDPELLEQNEQIISAFEAANPGVTINNTIVGTKEYWTKIRIQANQNKLPDVFTMSSGYIEEWAKAGLLYNLDSFIKNDDTFTNFYQSIFDTSREISNTDSYYSIPFALVTTVLYYNKDAFDAAGVAYPSDGWTWDDFKKAAKQLTIDKNGDGKTDQWGHWFYGRYAHIEPWVYANNGKLIDKNTMQFNPDKNAMDAIKMLTDLVLVDKVAPPQKDMTSFQQQDVFSQEVAAMWVDGSWFVDTLRKNVGNDMRWGIARVPSGPDGPSNLTYGWPDSYALAPNTKHPEMAWKFAKYVAGEGINLDVYMAGKIPSAKRLAEDPLFADPSKQPGEEMNLLIEQASGPMTTSYTMGWSEWRGYGGSESLGLNGTIDAIINSHMSFDEAFTKGTENINSVLKRYYK
- a CDS encoding glutamate synthase translates to MKQIDVGMMEYRRLNEQIRESKAKQFTLSSVTGQRYIGCAQKDKTIIINGTAGNGLGSYLDGATLIVNGNAQDATGDTMNEGAIIVHGSSGDGTGYAMRGGKLYIRDSAGYRCGIHMKAFEEKQPLLIIGERAGSFLGEYQAGGTIIVLGRNQEGKAPVGYFCGTGMHGGTIYLRCDTLPQGLPPQVAVRDADEDDKALLSDLLDEYCTLFEFDREQLLASHFFVLSANSTTPYRMMYTHV
- a CDS encoding ANTAR domain-containing protein, with translation MLRALVVSSTQKGCDSLCSLMREHDRSIELLHCLSAGEARRLVLDQELDLVVINAPLLDESGEELAVMVVQQSLAGSILVVRNQYFEQCEALFSEQGVLVVSKPVIRQMFFQALSLARSMRRRLTAMHTENEKLHKKIEEIKIIDKAKWVLIENLGMDEQQAHRYMEKQAMDLRKSRYAVALSLLKTYQM
- a CDS encoding CTP synthase, yielding MAKHIFVTGGVVSGLGKGITAASLGRLLKARGLKIAAQKLDPYMNVDPGTMSPYQHGEVFVTEDGSETDLDLGHYERFIDEDLNKYSNLTSGRVYWNVLSKERSGAYLGSTVQIIPHVTTEIKEAIYALDRKTEAEVIITEIGGTTGDIESQPFLEAIRQIGHEVGQDNCIFIHVTLVPYLKSSAEHKSKPTQHSVKELMASGIFPDIIVTRSDEPLEESIKDKIALFCNVKRDCVIENKTVPVLYEAPMMLRAENLDEIVCRELKLKTREPDLSEWKTMLKRIEDAKKQVRIALVGKYIQLHDAYLSVMEALKHGGWEHGAEVQIDWVDSEEVTRDTVEELLCKADGILVPGGFGDRGIEGKILAARYAREQRIPYLGICLGMQIAVIEFARHVVGFTDAHSSEFAPDSKHPVIALMPDQRGNIPKGGTMRLGTYPCIVRPGTLMSKVYTQAKSTRERHRHRYEFNNEFRDILQEKGLVISGTSPDETLVEAVEIASHPFFIGVQYHPEFKSRPNRPHPLFSGFIAASLGQQS
- a CDS encoding HAD-IA family hydrolase, with the protein product MGTIEELVQLDLPAMQVKALAVDFGGVMSDFIDRETLGLLSDIAQVPLAVFEIPYWEKRDKLDSGEYDAYSYFHKVLVDSHSPLENDEETLELLFTIDILGFSHVRPRMVRWVYEMRRRGIKTVLVSNMATETYERLVHCNYWAELCFDWFVISGILGINKPERQIFQHAIHLLQIDPRHILFIDDSESNIRTAKSMGMQTFLYT
- a CDS encoding FAD-dependent oxidoreductase, with translation MQYVIIGNSITSIGCIESIRKLDSQGSITVIGEENHPIYARPLISYLLQGKTDEEKMTYRDDAFYEKHDVRLLIGKKVEKIEAESQLLTLDDGVVMQYDKLLIATGSVPFIPPMKNLEEVDKKHTFLSLSDAKELEAELHPTSRVLIIGAGLIGLKCAEGILKRVQSVTVVDLAGRILSSILDEAGSLRVQAHLEQAGIRFHLEDSVREFCGQEALLSSGKVVGFDILVMAVGVKPNIQLAKEAGLTVNKGILIDQACRTSDTHIWAGGDCSEGWELLSGQRRNLALLPNAYMQGESAGYSMAGSEQRFEKAIAMNAIGFFGLHIITAGVYEGEDLLFTTESGYKRLFIKDYHLVGCILIGDQVSRGGIYTDLIRNRTDLRNIDFAMISEQPALMAFAQKVRSEQLGRAQ
- a CDS encoding 4Fe-4S dicluster domain-containing protein; its protein translation is MKRIYVNEQWCLACHLCEYYCAYANSGLLDMVQALKDKPLHPRIQVEQKGTVSFAVNCRHCSEPLCLKSCIAGAIREKDGLIVIDQDKCVGCYSCIMACPYGALMPSESGVMQKCELCATNSHGLPVCVQGCPNQAIVYEER